In Meiothermus sp. CFH 77666, the following proteins share a genomic window:
- a CDS encoding DUF6691 family protein encodes MALLRSDEFKVETTEQARPLQGLRAYLPYLLAGAFFGVVAIRSEIASWYRIYEMFRFESFHMYGVIGSAVLTAALSLWLLRRLGVKSREGEPLSVRPPDPGRYRYILGGVVFGLGWGLVGACPGPIYALLGSGYAGALLILLGALLGTYVYGVVQPRLPH; translated from the coding sequence ATGGCCCTGCTCCGTTCCGACGAGTTCAAGGTGGAGACCACCGAACAAGCCAGGCCCCTCCAGGGCCTGCGGGCCTACCTGCCTTATCTGCTGGCGGGCGCATTTTTTGGGGTGGTGGCCATTCGCTCCGAGATTGCTTCGTGGTACCGCATCTACGAGATGTTCCGCTTCGAGTCGTTTCACATGTACGGCGTTATCGGCAGTGCGGTGCTCACCGCAGCGCTCTCGCTCTGGTTGCTGCGGCGGCTGGGGGTCAAGTCGCGCGAGGGGGAACCCCTGAGCGTCCGTCCGCCCGATCCGGGCCGCTACCGCTACATTCTGGGCGGGGTGGTGTTTGGGCTGGGCTGGGGGCTGGTGGGTGCTTGCCCCGGGCCCATTTACGCCCTGCTGGGCAGTGGGTATGCGGGTGCGTTGCTGATTTTGCTGGGGGCGCTGTTGGGCACGTACGTGTACGGTGTGGTGCAACCCCGGTTGCCTCATTGA
- a CDS encoding GNAT family N-acetyltransferase yields the protein MDIRIGAEDLQPEELIALYEDSGWGKALEYRPEMVKTAIEKADLVLQARVQKRLVGYLSAFSDGVSSTHLDVLLVHPAFRGRGIGTALMRTFLNHLAPTSLWVLGFEENAGFFERFGLKQRPVLRAWSASSTEWKGVVASREA from the coding sequence ATGGATATTCGAATAGGAGCTGAAGATCTTCAGCCCGAGGAGCTCATTGCGCTGTACGAAGACAGCGGCTGGGGCAAGGCTTTGGAATACCGGCCCGAAATGGTCAAAACGGCCATTGAAAAAGCCGATCTGGTATTGCAGGCTCGAGTTCAAAAGCGGCTGGTGGGCTACCTTTCGGCCTTTTCGGACGGGGTTTCCAGCACACATCTGGACGTACTGCTGGTGCACCCCGCCTTCCGGGGCCGTGGTATTGGCACTGCCCTGATGCGAACCTTTTTGAACCATCTTGCTCCGACCTCGCTTTGGGTGCTGGGCTTCGAGGAGAACGCCGGCTTTTTCGAGCGATTTGGTCTGAAACAACGCCCGGTTTTGCGGGCCTGGTCGGCTTCATCTACCGAGTGGAAGGGTGTGGTGGCCTCGAGGGAGGCCTGA
- a CDS encoding tRNA (adenine(22)-N(1))-methyltransferase TrmK: protein MAGFTVSLEPRLMAVAQEIRAPTHADIGADHALLPRYLLLSGRVGRVIVVEKNPQPWENSRRALTGLNAEVRLGDGLSALQAGETDSLSLCGMGARLMVRILSAHPARLPPRLVLQPNDSPEPLRRWALSAGFALVNEQMVEGFWRYGILTLQRGTCTAYAGLPLEPALRYGPLLLKAQHPLLKTDLQERQQYLQKLAQVEKVRAELEVLGQALTLLGA from the coding sequence ATGGCTGGATTTACCGTTAGCCTCGAGCCCCGTCTGATGGCGGTGGCCCAGGAAATAAGGGCCCCTACCCACGCCGATATTGGCGCCGACCACGCCCTTTTGCCCCGCTACCTGCTGTTGTCCGGGCGGGTAGGGCGGGTAATTGTGGTGGAGAAAAACCCGCAGCCCTGGGAGAACTCGAGGCGAGCCCTTACGGGCCTGAATGCCGAGGTGCGCCTGGGCGACGGCCTTTCGGCCTTGCAGGCGGGTGAGACCGACTCACTGAGCCTGTGCGGGATGGGGGCCCGGCTTATGGTTCGCATCCTCTCGGCCCACCCGGCCCGGCTGCCCCCCCGCCTGGTGCTCCAGCCCAACGACAGCCCCGAGCCCCTGCGCCGCTGGGCGCTTTCTGCTGGGTTTGCCCTGGTGAACGAACAGATGGTGGAGGGCTTCTGGCGCTATGGCATCCTTACCCTACAGCGCGGTACTTGTACGGCCTATGCGGGGTTGCCGCTCGAGCCGGCCCTGCGCTATGGGCCGCTGCTGCTCAAAGCCCAGCACCCCTTGCTCAAGACCGACCTGCAAGAGCGGCAGCAGTATTTGCAAAAGCTGGCCCAGGTAGAGAAAGTCCGGGCTGAACTCGAGGTGCTGGGGCAGGCCCTGACGCTCTTAGGAGCGTAA
- a CDS encoding ABC transporter permease produces MSVALPPAKKVRSRVAGMNPWQVFRIAWRAILGNPLRSILTTLGVIIGVAAVVALTMVGQGSTANITRSLQSLGTNLLTIGSATGGRGGGFGLVRFGGPQTITLADAEAVRAAFAGRLAGVAPALQSNQQLKVGAANLNATVIGTWPDYASVRNAQPAEGSFFSEADVQSRRRVAVIGYGIAQDLFGGQDPIGQRLRIAGISFTVVGVLPDKGDSGFASPNYQVMVPLSTYLQRLARSSTGEPRVNAIYVQAPDKDSLSRLQQELTDFMAQRRKVSDPSEYDFSVQNQADALASVNQVTQTMTLFLGGVAGISLLVGGIGIMNIMLVSVTERTREIGIRKALGAKPRDILTQFLVESVVLSVGGGILGIFLGLAMARSVGQLLRVTPVFDPFSMVLAFVFSVAVGVFFGYYPASRAARLDPVESLRYE; encoded by the coding sequence ATGAGCGTGGCGCTACCGCCTGCCAAAAAAGTACGCTCCCGCGTGGCGGGCATGAACCCCTGGCAGGTGTTTCGCATTGCCTGGCGGGCCATTCTGGGGAACCCCCTGCGCTCTATTCTGACCACCTTGGGGGTGATTATCGGGGTGGCGGCGGTGGTGGCCCTGACCATGGTGGGCCAGGGCTCCACCGCCAACATCACCCGCTCGCTGCAAAGCCTGGGCACCAACCTGCTTACCATCGGGAGTGCTACCGGGGGGCGCGGTGGGGGCTTTGGCCTGGTGCGCTTTGGCGGCCCCCAGACCATCACCCTGGCCGATGCCGAGGCGGTCAGGGCGGCCTTCGCGGGCCGCCTGGCCGGGGTGGCGCCCGCCCTGCAAAGCAACCAGCAGCTCAAGGTGGGGGCCGCCAACCTGAACGCCACCGTGATTGGCACCTGGCCCGACTACGCCAGCGTCCGCAACGCCCAGCCCGCCGAGGGCAGCTTCTTCAGCGAGGCCGACGTCCAGAGCCGCAGGCGGGTGGCGGTGATTGGCTACGGCATCGCCCAGGACTTATTCGGCGGCCAGGATCCCATCGGCCAGCGCCTGCGCATTGCGGGTATCTCCTTCACGGTGGTGGGGGTGCTGCCCGACAAGGGCGACTCGGGCTTTGCCAGCCCCAACTACCAGGTGATGGTGCCGCTCTCCACCTACCTTCAGCGCCTTGCCCGCAGCAGCACCGGCGAGCCCAGGGTGAACGCCATTTATGTGCAGGCCCCCGACAAGGACTCGCTCTCCCGCCTCCAGCAAGAGCTGACCGACTTCATGGCCCAGCGCCGCAAGGTGAGCGACCCCAGCGAGTACGACTTTAGCGTGCAGAACCAGGCCGACGCGCTGGCCTCGGTGAACCAGGTTACCCAGACCATGACCCTCTTTCTGGGCGGGGTGGCCGGGATTAGCCTGCTGGTGGGCGGGATTGGCATCATGAACATCATGCTGGTCTCGGTGACCGAGCGCACCCGCGAGATTGGCATCCGCAAGGCCCTGGGGGCCAAACCCCGCGACATCCTGACCCAGTTCCTGGTGGAGTCGGTGGTGCTCTCGGTGGGGGGCGGCATCCTGGGCATCTTTTTGGGGCTGGCCATGGCCCGCAGCGTGGGGCAACTGCTGCGGGTGACCCCGGTCTTCGACCCCTTCAGCATGGTGCTGGCCTTTGTGTTTTCGGTGGCGGTGGGGGTCTTCTTTGGCTACTACCCGGCCTCGAGGGCCGCCCGGCTCGACCCGGTGGAGTCGCTAAGGTACGAGTAG
- a CDS encoding anion transporter translates to MEYLAYTVLLLTYLGLGLGYWPGYRMNRAAIALTGAAFLIVLGVLDFEQAWRALEPHTLGFLFGVMVLNTHLAYAGFFQLVLNWLVHLARSPLGLLVWLTFGTGLLSALFLNDTIAILFTPLVLALTRTLGLPPVPYLLALAGATNLGSVATLTGNPQNIVVGSLSRIGYLDFAAALTPVALLGLLVQVGLLYLFYPALRSLKPLPPLPPLRFRYNRALLFKGLWITLALLAAFLLGYPLAQAALIAAGLLLWSRRIRSERFFMRVDWELLVLFSGLFMVTAAVKELGVLALLEPLAATAPGLTGVTVLLSNLISNVPAVLLLYPLIPAGETQGWLLLAAASTLAGNLTLLGSVANLIVAEAARREGYHLSFLEHLRFGLPLTLVTLLIAYGWIYR, encoded by the coding sequence ATGGAGTACCTCGCCTACACCGTCTTGCTGCTGACCTACCTGGGCCTGGGCCTGGGCTACTGGCCGGGCTACCGCATGAACCGGGCGGCCATTGCCCTCACCGGCGCGGCTTTTCTGATTGTGCTGGGGGTGCTCGACTTCGAGCAGGCCTGGCGGGCCCTCGAGCCCCATACCCTGGGCTTCTTGTTTGGGGTGATGGTGCTCAACACCCACCTGGCCTATGCGGGGTTTTTTCAGCTCGTACTGAACTGGCTGGTGCACCTGGCCCGCTCGCCCCTGGGCCTTCTGGTCTGGCTGACCTTTGGCACCGGCCTGCTCTCGGCCCTGTTCCTCAACGACACCATCGCCATCCTTTTCACCCCGCTGGTGCTGGCCCTGACCCGCACCCTGGGGCTGCCGCCGGTGCCCTACCTGCTGGCCCTGGCCGGGGCCACCAACCTGGGCAGCGTGGCCACCCTGACCGGCAACCCCCAGAACATTGTGGTGGGGAGCCTCTCCCGCATCGGCTACCTGGACTTTGCCGCCGCCCTGACCCCGGTGGCCCTGCTGGGCCTGCTGGTGCAGGTGGGGCTCCTGTATCTTTTCTACCCGGCCCTGCGCTCCCTTAAGCCCCTGCCGCCCCTGCCGCCTTTGCGCTTTCGCTACAACCGGGCCCTCTTGTTCAAGGGCCTCTGGATTACCCTGGCCCTGCTGGCGGCTTTCCTGCTGGGCTATCCCCTGGCGCAGGCCGCGCTGATTGCCGCCGGGTTGCTCTTGTGGAGCCGCCGGATTCGCTCCGAGCGCTTTTTTATGCGGGTAGACTGGGAATTGCTGGTGCTGTTCTCGGGGCTGTTTATGGTGACGGCCGCCGTGAAGGAGCTGGGCGTTCTGGCTTTGCTCGAGCCCTTAGCCGCTACCGCGCCGGGCCTGACGGGCGTGACGGTGCTTTTGTCCAACCTGATTTCCAACGTACCGGCGGTGCTGCTGTTGTACCCCCTGATTCCCGCCGGCGAGACCCAGGGCTGGCTTCTGCTGGCGGCGGCCTCGACGCTGGCGGGCAACCTGACCCTCCTGGGCTCGGTGGCCAACCTGATTGTGGCCGAGGCTGCCCGGCGCGAGGGGTACCACCTGAGTTTTCTGGAGCACCTGCGCTTTGGCCTGCCCCTCACGCTGGTTACATTGCTGATTGCTTATGGCTGGATTTACCGTTAG
- a CDS encoding ABC transporter ATP-binding protein, with the protein MTVVALEQVRKVYKTGALEFEALKGVSLEIRQGEMVALMGPSGSGKTTLMQIIGLLDRPTEGRYHLAGQDVTTLTENERAEVRNQEIGFVFQAFHLLPRLNVLENVEVPLIYAGYGPEERRERAVEVLQKVGLGDKLKNLPSQLSGGQKQRVAVARALTMRPSILLADEPTGNLDSKTAAEVMRLFQELNDEGTCVIVVTHEADIAEYTGRIVRIRDGQIESDGPNPHRKRPVGGFA; encoded by the coding sequence ATGACGGTGGTCGCGCTCGAGCAGGTGCGCAAGGTGTACAAAACGGGGGCGCTCGAGTTCGAGGCCCTCAAGGGGGTCTCGCTGGAGATCCGCCAGGGCGAGATGGTGGCCCTGATGGGGCCCTCGGGCTCGGGCAAAACCACCCTGATGCAAATTATCGGCCTGCTGGATCGGCCCACCGAGGGCCGCTACCATCTGGCCGGACAGGACGTGACCACCCTCACCGAAAACGAGCGGGCTGAGGTACGCAACCAGGAGATCGGCTTTGTCTTTCAGGCCTTTCACCTGCTGCCGCGCCTGAACGTGCTGGAAAACGTGGAGGTGCCGCTCATCTACGCGGGCTACGGCCCCGAAGAACGGCGCGAGCGGGCCGTGGAGGTGCTGCAAAAGGTGGGGCTGGGGGACAAGCTCAAAAACCTGCCCTCGCAGCTTTCGGGGGGCCAGAAGCAGCGGGTGGCAGTGGCCCGGGCCCTGACCATGCGCCCCTCCATCCTGCTGGCCGACGAGCCTACCGGCAACCTCGACTCCAAAACCGCTGCCGAGGTGATGCGGCTCTTTCAGGAGCTCAACGACGAGGGCACCTGCGTGATTGTGGTCACCCACGAGGCCGACATCGCCGAGTACACCGGGCGCATCGTGCGCATTCGCGATGGGCAGATCGAGTCGGACGGCCCCAACCCCCACCGCAAGCGCCCCGTGGGAGGGTTTGCATGA
- a CDS encoding YeeE/YedE thiosulfate transporter family protein, which translates to MEWLTQPWPWYVAGPLIGLTVPLLLLIGNRRFGISSSLRHLCAALGSRQPFFRYNWRAESWNLAFVLGIVLGGFVAGVLWANPNPVALNPQTAQALAQMGVSADSGFLPRELFSWQAVLSLPGALFLLLGGFLIGFGARWAAGCTSGHSITGLAALQLPSLLATLGFFVGGLISAHLLLPWLLSWR; encoded by the coding sequence ATGGAATGGCTCACCCAGCCCTGGCCCTGGTACGTGGCGGGCCCCCTGATCGGCCTGACCGTGCCCCTGCTACTCCTGATTGGCAACCGGCGCTTTGGCATCTCCTCCTCGCTGCGGCATCTCTGCGCGGCCCTGGGTAGCCGGCAGCCCTTTTTCCGCTACAACTGGCGGGCCGAAAGCTGGAACCTGGCTTTTGTGCTGGGCATCGTGCTGGGGGGGTTTGTGGCCGGGGTGCTCTGGGCCAACCCCAACCCGGTAGCGCTCAACCCCCAGACGGCCCAGGCCCTGGCGCAGATGGGGGTTTCGGCGGACTCGGGCTTTTTGCCCAGGGAACTTTTTTCCTGGCAAGCGGTGCTGAGCCTGCCGGGGGCCTTGTTTTTGCTGCTGGGCGGGTTCTTGATTGGTTTTGGGGCCCGCTGGGCGGCAGGGTGCACCTCGGGGCACTCCATTACCGGGCTGGCCGCGCTACAACTGCCTTCGCTGCTGGCCACGCTGGGCTTCTTTGTGGGAGGGCTGATATCGGCCCACCTGCTGCTGCCCTGGCTGCTTTCCTGGAGGTAA
- a CDS encoding efflux RND transporter periplasmic adaptor subunit: MTRSRPRMRIPWLWLLAALVVGGLGVAAYVLLRPKATPASTPTVETATVQRGVFRVSVSGPGTLEAAQSLAVKPAVNGTVLKLPTVGDRVQRGQLIVQLDPTNYTRALENARLALQKAQANLDKLRADQASAQATNRQNIASAEVAYANARRDLEAARANLQATQKLYELGGASAQSLQSARDAYAKAQASLEMAQVNLNTARQALSLRNSANAQDLRNAQIAVEQARLEVKNAEENLANTKIYAPFDGVVAEVNAQVGSIGVGATVSNSTALLTLIDDSSVNLPVQIDESEIARVRVGQRVEVSLDAFSGETFEGKVTAIAPKAQIQQNIAFFYVTVNIPNPERKLRPGMSAEGEIILEEIPDALTIPKRAVQTVRNRAYVDVLQPDGSKETVRVVLGPDDGVNQVIREGLEPRQTVVLPSRAPSSSNQSGQSGLRLPLGAPPGGGR, encoded by the coding sequence ATGACCCGTTCCCGTCCACGCATGCGCATACCCTGGCTCTGGCTTCTGGCGGCTCTGGTGGTGGGGGGGCTGGGGGTGGCGGCGTATGTGCTGCTCCGGCCCAAGGCGACCCCGGCCAGCACCCCCACGGTGGAGACCGCTACTGTGCAGCGGGGGGTGTTCAGGGTCTCGGTCTCGGGGCCGGGCACCCTCGAGGCTGCCCAGTCCCTTGCGGTCAAGCCCGCCGTCAACGGCACCGTGCTCAAGCTGCCCACCGTGGGCGACCGGGTACAGCGGGGGCAGCTTATTGTGCAGCTCGACCCCACCAACTACACCCGCGCCCTGGAAAACGCCCGGCTGGCCCTGCAAAAGGCCCAGGCCAACCTGGACAAGCTGCGGGCCGACCAGGCCAGCGCCCAGGCCACCAACCGGCAGAACATCGCCAGCGCCGAGGTGGCCTATGCCAATGCTCGGCGCGACCTCGAGGCCGCCCGCGCCAACCTCCAGGCCACCCAGAAGCTCTATGAGCTGGGGGGCGCCAGCGCCCAGAGCCTGCAAAGCGCCCGCGACGCCTACGCCAAAGCCCAGGCCAGCCTGGAAATGGCCCAGGTCAACCTGAACACCGCCCGCCAGGCCCTCTCGCTGCGCAATAGCGCCAATGCCCAGGATCTGCGCAACGCCCAGATAGCCGTGGAGCAGGCCCGGCTCGAGGTCAAAAACGCCGAAGAAAACCTGGCCAATACCAAAATCTACGCCCCCTTCGATGGCGTGGTGGCCGAAGTGAACGCCCAGGTGGGCAGCATCGGGGTGGGGGCCACGGTCAGCAACAGCACCGCCCTGCTCACCCTGATAGACGATTCCAGCGTGAACCTGCCGGTGCAGATTGACGAGAGCGAGATTGCCAGGGTGCGGGTGGGCCAGCGGGTCGAGGTGAGCTTGGATGCCTTCAGCGGGGAAACCTTTGAGGGCAAGGTTACGGCCATTGCCCCCAAGGCCCAGATTCAGCAGAACATCGCCTTTTTCTACGTGACCGTGAACATCCCCAACCCCGAGCGCAAGCTGCGGCCCGGCATGAGCGCCGAAGGGGAAATTATCCTGGAGGAGATTCCGGACGCCCTCACCATCCCCAAGCGGGCCGTGCAGACCGTGCGCAACCGGGCCTATGTGGATGTGCTCCAGCCCGACGGCAGCAAGGAAACCGTGCGGGTGGTGCTGGGGCCCGACGACGGGGTGAACCAGGTGATCCGCGAGGGGCTGGAACCCCGCCAGACCGTGGTGTTGCCCAGCCGGGCGCCGTCGAGCAGTAATCAAAGCGGGCAGAGCGGTCTGCGCCTGCCCTTGGGGGCCCCTCCGGGAGGTGGGCGATGA